The following are from one region of the Aspergillus chevalieri M1 DNA, chromosome 1, nearly complete sequence genome:
- a CDS encoding ubiquinol-cytochrome c reductase complex assembly factor 2 (COG:S;~EggNog:ENOG410PTDX;~InterPro:IPR037653;~go_component: GO:0005739 - mitochondrion [Evidence IEA];~go_function: GO:0043022 - ribosome binding [Evidence IEA];~go_process: GO:0034551 - mitochondrial respiratory chain complex III assembly [Evidence IEA];~go_process: GO:0070131 - positive regulation of mitochondrial translation [Evidence IEA]), producing the protein MAKPPVRPQTLQTRISHLLSHWPSDPVRPASVSVQTYLQTRLSQISPQDAAASQQQQHLPQNHQPQEMSEASLNALASLLEDRYTRRYPLSPKLRRPASNPDHYDNVVKEFEEAPSRDWFGRLGKRLKGLLRFS; encoded by the exons ATGGCAAAGCCACCA GTCCGTCCACAAACCCTCCAAACCCGCATCTCCCACCTTCTCTCCCACTGGCCCTCCGACCCTGTCCGTCCAGCCTCAGTCTCAGTCCAAACATACCTCCAGACCCGTCTCTCACAAATCTCTCCCCAAGATGCAGCAGCAtcgcagcaacaacaacacctaCCCCAGAACCATCAACCGCAAGAAATGTCCGAGGCGTCATTGAACGCATTGGCGTCGTTGTTGGAAGATAGATATACGAGACGGTATCCATTGTCGCCAAAGTTGCGCAGGCCCGCTAGTAACCCAGATCATTATGATAATGTGGTTAAAGAGTTTGAGGAGGCACCGTCGAGAGATTGGTTTGGGAGACTGGGGAAGAGGTTGAAGGGGTTGCTTAGGTTTTCTTAG
- a CDS encoding 3-oxoacid CoA-transferase (COG:C;~EggNog:ENOG410PMDR;~InterPro:IPR004165,IPR004164,IPR012792,IPR012791, IPR037171,IPR014388;~PFAM:PF01144;~go_function: GO:0008410 - CoA-transferase activity [Evidence IEA];~go_process: GO:0046952 - ketone body catabolic process [Evidence IEA]): protein MSSQLATCLRIARQFSTDPSKHQKFLARTFSSSARRYEINKVVASADLAIKDMKSNSTLLAGGFGLSGVPDTLINAVRANPSITGLTAVSNNAGVDGSGLGLLLQSKQIRKMIASYVGENKTFERMYLTGEIELELTPQGTLAERCRSGGAGIPAFYTPAAFGTVVQTGDLPLKHNADGTVALYSKARDVKVFDNKSYVMEEAIKGDYAFVKAWKADKLGNCQFRYAAANFNGAMGRNAKMTIVEAENIVEVGELDPAAVHLPGIYVKRVIQSTTDKKIEKYTFAKEEGEEKDAAALGKGDTANKRERIVRRAAKEFKNGMYANLGIGMPMLAPNFVDPSVEVMLQSENGILGLGPYPKKGQEDPDLINAGKETVTLLPGAAVFGSDESFGMIRSGRVNLTILGAMQVSAKGDLANWMLPGKIKGFGGAMDLVSNPSATKVVVTMEHTDKKGNPKIVKNCEFPLTGKTCVSRIITDLCVFDVDFTNGLTLIELADGVTVDEVKAKTEAPFKVADDLKPML, encoded by the exons ATGTCTTCACAACTTGCGACCTGCCTGCGCATCGCCAGGCAGTTTTCGACTGATCCCAGCAAG CACCAGAAATTCCTCGCCCGCACATTCTCCAGCAGCGCCCGCCGGTATGAAATCAACAAAGTCGTCGCATCCGCCGACCTGGCCATCAAAGACATGAAATCCAACTCCACCCTTCTAGCAGGCGGTTTCGGCCTCTCCGGTGTCCCCGATACTCTCATCAACGCCGTGCGCGCAAACCCCTCAATCACAGGCCTGACAGCAGTCAGCAACAACGCCGGTGTCGATGGCTCGGGCCTGGGCCTGCTCCTGCAGTCCAAGCAGATCAGAAAGATGATTGCCAGTTATGTTGGCGAGAACAAGACTTTCGAGCGAATGTACCTGACCGGTGAGATTGAGCTGGAGTTGACGCCTCAGGGAACTCTCGCTGAGCGGTGCCGCTCTGGCGGTGCTGGTATTCCTGCTTTCTACACGCCTGCTGCGTTTGGAACGGTCGTGCAGACGGGTGACTTGCCGTTGAAGCATAACGCCGATGGTACTGTGGCGCTGTACAGCAAGGCGCGGGATGTCAAGGTCTTTGACAACAAGAGCTATGTCATGGAGGAGGCTATTAAGGGTGACTATGCGTTCGTGAAGGCGTGGAAGGCCGATAAGCTGGGTAACTGCCAGTTCCGCTATGCGGCGGCTAACTTCAACGGTGCTATGGGCCGTAACGCAAAAATGACGATTGTCGAGGCTGAGAACATCGTTGAGGTTGGTGAGCTTGATCCCGCGGCTGTGCACCTGCCTGGTATCTACGTCAAGCGTGTGATCCAGAGCACTACGGACAAGAAGATTGAGAAATACACATTCGCGAAAGAGGAAGGTGAAGAGAAGGATGCTGCGGCCTTGGGCAAGGGCGACACTGCCAACAAGCGTGAACGTATTGTCCGTCGTGCTGCCAAGGAGTTCAAGAACGGCATGTACGCCAATTTGGGTATTGGTATGCCCATGCTGGCTCCTAACTTCGTGGATCCCTCTGTTGAGGTCATGCTTCAGTCAGAGAACGGTATCTTGGGATTGGGTCCTTACCCCAAGAAGGGCCAGGAGGACCCTGATCTTATCAACGCTGGTAAGGAGACAGTTACTCTTCTGCCCGGTGCTGCTGTCTTCGGCAGTGACGAGTCCTTCGGCATGATCCGGTCTGGCCGTGTCAACTTGACTATCCTGGGTGCTATGCAAGTCAGCGCCAAGGGTGACCTTGCCAACT GGATGCTCCCCGGCAAGATCAAGGGCTTTGGCGGTGCCATGGATCTCGTCTCCAACCCCTCCGCCACCAAGGTTGTCGTGACCATGGAGCACACCGACAAGAAGGGCAACCCCAAGATCGTCAAGAACTGCGAATTCCCCTTGACCGGCAAGACCTGCGTCAGCCGTATCATTACCGACCTTTGCGTCTTTGACGTCGACTTCACCAACGGTTTGACTCTGATTGAGCTTGCTGACGGTGTTACTGTTGACGAGGTCAAGGCCAAGACAGAGGCTCCGTTCAAGGTTGCTGATGACTTGAAGCCTATGCTGTAA
- the UBP2 gene encoding ubiquitin-specific protease UBP2 (BUSCO:EOG092604S1;~COG:O;~EggNog:ENOG410PGYH;~InterPro:IPR025305,IPR001394,IPR018200,IPR028889, IPR038765;~MEROPS:MER0000865;~PFAM:PF13446,PF00443;~go_function: GO:0004843 - thiol-dependent ubiquitin-specific protease activity [Evidence IEA];~go_process: GO:0006511 - ubiquitin-dependent protein catabolic process [Evidence IEA];~go_process: GO:0016579 - protein deubiquitination [Evidence IEA]) — MSSLQRSGKTAPRLVQDVQDYDPAHPPGTGRNLLSDVPPVYPEYYNGPQDFVSPLACRHQYARKEMQTFLSQPDQRRNTGTPSRVSAMGTKCRTHLQVIVNYAGAIGQSGQNLSGHIHHFVYKSGRQRSGVSPVEVTPKGQVAESFHYECSYLSCSATTSVRVLSPVLADDWVRLLTDVDLLAERTDAAIAAYPERMEGIARPPPISVLANLRIYITNSIRDVQRSKSISAVNKRFMACFGVEGRPCGDLLEFLGFTFKEAEGLWDPPRPNPWAEYPYQDQQKIFLDDVAHELAALMEQRPLSEKRGNQVDPIGSPASDDLLDALEALAYPKTTRSNDFSMAPAPYYEDLGAVENMSSTLIVDAFNRQVSVDPGRTSLYLQCLKAIGELRGGEDGAIIDQAVQVAYAEGKYTDDDIVTAYRYFGLSHDDIRLTEDSIIGKFYAFLSSTSQETESRTQLWRIGDSRKSERIKSAAEDRVSNAEQAQVFLGVDDKTSDDFIITMYTAKVNDNPTTRDLARRAVDLIAQSRKSEGLKHFLQTGEAGAGEMDVADAYRLLQIPDRTIDDGAIMAAYTICIDEAPAQAETYNRALCLIAQDRESPLLSSMVPGAAAQPGRNISEWPVGLQNIGNTCYLNSLLQFYFSVLPFREMVLDFENFRMEVDDEGIEKKQVGSRKVQKQEVERSQKFLRELRILFNDMINSSRPYVIPGQELARLTLISPSNEAAIRRRSTISAGRPSGLGEVDGMPILGPLGPPQTTTEEAEKRDPSENPGIAEAERPRRPISDGDSDATLVSETTKQGVPAVHADNQENASQQTDVVMENSENDAPETTNNGDMPPLGPADGPIAPPSQPPPVPPRPTPQVDPQKQLIEEVEIGAQQDVTEVINNVLFQSQCAIRPIGIASDGEQLDQIKDLFYGRTKSYLSTEKNVRSREEWWCDIKVDVATGSRDIYAAIDGAFDVQKVNIDNSIAEQYGAISKLPPVLQVQVQRVQFDPVKKSSFKSTHHLDLKETIYLDRYMDTQHPEILKRREQCWGWKKSLKKLEARRADLLRKNESDGLDMPTLFSSTKDLLDDLNSMKEDPEAAQDALDINPQLASELGQLSQITQTELSHIEKEIRDTQAMISSQFADYRHLAYRLYAVFVHRGSVSFGHYWIYIYDFKNNVWRKYNDSEVTEVQDPSEIFQDRQEQNPSTPYFLVYVNDTMKDRLVNPVCREIVDPQSNAQTFPETEQDTAMQEAIMASQQPTEGDVNMDPPAYDEASGGAPGTGADLPSLTQEKKAYGNEGKWPSDTQTNTNDAQW; from the exons ATGTCATCTCTGCAGAGGTCCG GCAAGACTGCCCCTCGTCTTGTACAGGATGTTCAAGACTACGATCCCGCCCATCCCCCGGGCACCGGCCGCAATCTGCTCTCTGACGTACCCCCAGTATACCCTGAATACTACAACGGCCCACAAGACTTCGTCTCGCCGTTAGCATGTCGCCATCAATATGCGCGAAAGGAAATGCAGACATTCCTGTCGCAACCGGATCAGAGAAGGAACACCGGAACACCTTCGAGAGTCTCAGCGATGGGTACCAAATGCCGTACCCATCTCCAGGTCATCGTGAATTACGCTGGCGCAATCGGTCAATCCGGACAAAACCTCTCCGGCCACATCCATCACTTCGTATACAAGTCGGGCAGGCAGAGGAGTGGTGTTTCGCCCGTCGAGGTGACACCCAAGGGCCAGGTTGCGGAATCGTTCCACTATGAATGCTCGTATCTGTCGTGCTCAGCGACGACATCCGTTCGTGTTTTGAGCCCTGTCCTCGCGGACGATTGGGTGCGACTGTTGACCGATGTGGACTTGCTGGCGGAGCGGACAGACGCGGCGATTGCTGCGTATCCGGAGCGTATGGAGGGGATCGCTCGGCCACCTCCTATCAGCGTGCTGGCCAACTTGCGCATATACATCACAAATTCCATTCGTGATGTCCAGCGCAGTAAGTCGATATCGGCCGTCAACAAGAGATTCATGGCTTGCTTTGGTGTTGAGGGCCGGCCATGTGGAGACTTGCTGGAATTCTTAGGGTTCACATTCAAG GAGGCTGAAGGACTTTGGGACCCTCCCCGGCCAAACCCATGGGCAGAATACCCATACCAGGATCAACAAAAGATTTTCCTTGATGATGTTGCGCATGAGCTGGCAGCGCTTATGGAGCAGCGTCCATTATCGGAAAAAAGAGGCAACCAAGTAGATCctattggctccccagcGTCAGATGACCTCCTTGACGCGTTAGAAGCTTTGGCCT ACCCCAAGACAACACGATCAAACGATTTTTCCATGGCACCTGCACC GTACTACGAAGACTTGGGAGCTGTCGAGAACATGTCATCGACCCTAATTGTTGACGCCTTCAATCGACAAGTCTCGGTAGATCCGGGCAGGACATCGCTCTACCTTCAATGCCTGAAAGCCATCGGTGAGCTCAGGGGTGGGGAGGACGGAGCAATCATCGATCAGGCTGTCCAGGTCGCCTATGCGGAAGGAAAGTATACCGACGACGATATAGTCACAGCATATCGTTACTTTGGCCTCAGCCATGACGATATCCGTCTCACTGAAGACAGTATTATTGGAAAGTTTTATGCTTTCTTGAGCTCCACTAGCCAGGAGACTGAAAGCCGGACGCAGTTATGGAGGATAGGAGACAGTAGGAAGAGCGAACGCATCAAGTCCGCTGCAGAGGACA GGGTCTCCAATGCTGAGCAAGCCCAGGTTTTCTTGGGTGTTGATGACAAGACGTCCGATGATTTTATTATCACCATGTATACGGCAAAG GTGAATGACAACCCCACAACCAGAGACCTTGCACGAAGAGCTGTCGATCTCATTGCCCAATCTCGAAAATCGGAAGGCCTGAAGCACTTCCTTCAAACCGGCGAGGCGGGTGCTGGCGAGATGGACGTCGCAGATGCCTACCGTCTCCTACAAATCCCAGACCGGACCATCGACGATGGAGCAATCATGGCAGCATATACGATCTGCATTGATGAAGCTCCAGCTCAAGCCGAGACATATAACCGCGCTCTGTGTCTCATCGCACAGGACAGGGAGAGTCCACTGCTGAGCAGCATGGTTCCCGGTGCTGCTGCACAACCTGGACGGAATATATCAGAGTGGCCTGTTGGGTTACAGAATATTGGAAACACCTGTTACCTCAACAGCTTGCTCCAGTTCTACTTCTCTGTACTTCCGTTCCGTGAGATGGTGCTTGATTTCGAGAACTTTCGTATGGAGGTGGATGATGAAGGTATCGAGAAAAAGCAAGTCGGATCACGCAAAgtacagaaacaagaagtgGAGCGTTCTCAGAAGT TCCTTCGAGAACTACGAATTCTCTTCAATGATATGATCAACTCCTCCAGGCCTTACGTTATTCCAGGGCAAGAATTGGCGCGATTGACTTTAATCAGCCCATCCAACGAGGCCGCAATCCGTCGCCGATCAACAATATCCGCCGGAAGGCCTTCAGGTCTCGGGGAAGTCGACGGAATGCCAATCTTGGGCCCTCTCGGGCCTCCACAGACTACTACTGAGGAAGCTGAGAAACGAGACCCAAGCGAGAACCCTGGCATCGCCGAGGCAGAGAGGCCTCGACGGCCTATAAGCGACGGCGATAGTGACGCTACTCTTGTTTCTGAGACCACCAAGCAGGGTGTACCGGCCGTCCACGCGGATAATCAAGAAAATGCATCCCAGCAGACCGATGTTGTCATGGAAAATTCGGAAAACGATGCACCCGAGACTACTAACAATGGCGACATGCCTCCCCTTGGGCCAGCAGACGGCCCAATCGCACCGCCTAGCCAACCTCCGCCAGTACCTCCTCGACCTACTCCCCAGGTGGACCCGCAAAAGCAGCTCATAGAAGAGGTGGAAATCGGGGCTCAGCAAGACGTGACGGAGGTGATCAATAACGTTCTTTTCCAGAGCCAATGCGCCATCAGGCCCATTGGGATTGCATCTGATGGCGAGCAGCTCGACCAGATCAAGGA CTTATTCTACGGACGGACCAAATCTTATCTCTCTACGGAGAAGAACGTCAGGTCAAGAGAGGAATGGTGGTGCGATATCAAAGTAGACGTCGCCACCGGATCCCGTGATATATACGCGGCAATTGACGGCGCATTCGATGTCCAGAAAGTGAATATCGACAATTCCATAGCCGAACAATACGGTGCCATCAGCAAATTACCTCCAGTACTtcaagtacaagtacagcgTGTGCAATTTGACCCGGTAAAGAAGAGCTCTTTCAAATCCACTCATCATCTCGACTTGAAAGAAACTATCTACCTGGATCGGTACATGGATACCCAGCACCCCGAGATTCTGAAACGAAGAGAACAGTGCTGGGGGTGGAAGAAATCTTTGAAGAAGCTTGAAGCTCGACGAGCGGACTTGTTGCGCAAGAAC GAGAGCGATGGGCTTGATATGCCGACGCTGTTTAGTAGCACCAAAGACTTGCTCGATGATCTCAACTCGATGAAAGAAGACCCGGAGGCTGCACAGGACGCACTGGATATCAATCCACAGCTTGCATCTGAACTGGGACAGCTCTCTCAGATTACACAAACCGAGCTGAGTC ACATCGAGAAAGAGATCAGAGACACGCAAGCAATGATATCGAGCCAGTTTGCCGATTATAGACATCTGGCTTATAGATTGTACGCCGTCTTCGTCCATCGTGGCTCAGTAAGCTTCGGGCATTACTGGATATACATCTACGACTTCAAAAATAACGTCTGGCGGAAATACAACGACAGCGAAGTCACAGAAGTTCAAGACCCATCTGAGATTTTCCAGGATCGGCAAGAACAGAACCCATCCACGCCATATTTCCTCGTATATGTCAACGACACCATGAAGGACCGATTAGTCAACCCTGTCTGTCGGGAAATAGTCGATCCTCAGTCGAATGCCCAGACATTTCCCGAAACAGAACAGGATACCGCTATGCAAGAAGCTATCATGGCTTCACAGCAGCCAACAGAAGGAGACGTCAACATGGACCCACCAGCATATGACGAGGCAAGCGGTGGCGCACCAGGTACGGGGGCTGATCTCCCCTCCTTAACTCAAGAGAAGAAAGCTTATGGAAATGAAGGGAAATGGCCATCCGATACCCAGACTAACACAAACGATGCGCAGTGGTAG
- a CDS encoding Tim17/Tim22/Tim23/Pmp24 family protein (COG:O;~EggNog:ENOG410PNSI;~TransMembrane:2 (i133-150o156-179i)) — MELHCSSRKAVSHGRTALPNSESITGPPANNYESRQTIHHPSTPSTATMAAEHTETHYHPHDAIGAAMKATTLTGGVGLFAAAVQNTLTKQNVGPLGIFFKSGGTIGIFAAMGGTYEFVKTASANLREKEDHWNVAIGGFFSGAILGLRARTFPALMGYGAGLAIGMSGFNYAGGLWGYKRDKDLSVDEFERRTQLRKNYRTPGEQTLAELGEGRGLYGPGYAERRRERIKEAYGYDVPTTQAPAS, encoded by the exons ATGGAGCTTCATTGTAGCTCAAGGAAAGCGGTGTCCCACGGCAGAACCGCCCTTCCAAATTCCGAATCAATCACCGGACCGCCGGCCAACAACTACGAGAGCAGGCAgaccatccaccatccctcCACACCCTCGACAGCCACCATGGCCGCGGAACACACAGAAACCCACTACCATCCTCACGATGCGATCGGTGCGGCAATGAAGGCGACCACCCTCACTGGTGGGGTTGGTCTCTTCGCGGCCGCCGTGCAGAACACCTTGACCAAGCAGAATGTCGGACCACTGGGAATCTTCTTCAAGAGCGGCGGCACAATCGGTATTTTCG CGGCAATGGGTGGTACCTATGAGTTCGTGAAGACCGCATCGGCGAACCTGCGAGAGAAGGAAGACCACTGGAACGTGGCGATTGGAGGTTTCTTCTCTGGTGCCATTCTGGGTTTGCGAG CCCGGACATTCCCTGCCTTGATGGGCTACGGCGCTGGCTtggccattggtatgagcgGATTCAACTACGCTGGCGGTCTGTGGGGATACAAGAGAGACAAGGACCTCTCGGTCGACGAATTTGAGCGCCGTACACAATTGCGGAAGAACTACCGGActcctggggaacagactTTGGCTGAGCTGGGCGAGGGACGAG GTCTCTACGGCCCTGGCTACGCGGAGAGACGGCGTGAGAGAATCAAGGAAGCATACGGCTATGACGTCCCCACGACCCAGGCACCAGCATCATGA